A portion of the Tenacibaculum todarodis genome contains these proteins:
- a CDS encoding endonuclease — protein sequence MVKKLLSLLFITSISLSFAQEAYYSDVDLTLAGTDLKDALATKITATHTNMLNYTPGVWEASKITDANPANTSEVVLIYGWEDGSDSDITNDRERDNTLQDCGTSCNNFVWNREHVFSKSLANPVLIGQGNSQGPGSDAHNLRPADRTRNSERNNYKFALGSGNSSRSSATYNGPDGPNTAGWYPGDEWKGDVARMIMYMYLRYGEQCLPTAVGVGDNQFTQDDMIDLFLQWNVEDPVSDLEKTRNTYHEDTTNNTYAQGNRNPFIDNPYLATRIWGGDSAEDLWNLYAPTDTQAPTVPTNVTVSNENFTSLDVTWDASTDNEAVTGYNIYVDGTLTAQTTANTSTTLVDLNPNTTYSITVLAKDLINNFSNESAPVNGTTLPDTTAPTAPTNATASTISDSSFVLTWDAATDDNEVESYDVYLDGVLNSNVTTLTYTIINLSPTTSYTAYVIAKDTSGNPSAQSNTVNVTTTAGGSGTATELFFSEYLEGEPGTRKALEIVNLTGATVDLAGYVVKLERNGAGVWTTPLALNSGTVQSIVPNDVFVIGNGDNSDPELQPNSASNPLGQVDLVQPNNNDTNFGQPVNFNGNDAVALFKNDVLIDIIGVFGDDAYFAKDVTLRRKGDISSPNTTYTESEWDSFPKNTLDGIGSHTSTLSTEDNTFESFKMFPNPTNGDTVYFSVTEDATIQVYSTLGKLISTQEVTLSNNKIDVSNLSKGVYLLKINSEKRFITKKLIKN from the coding sequence ATGGTTAAAAAATTACTTTCACTTTTATTTATTACATCAATTTCATTAAGCTTTGCACAAGAAGCATACTATAGTGATGTAGATTTAACATTAGCAGGTACTGATTTAAAAGATGCCTTAGCTACAAAGATTACAGCTACACATACAAATATGTTAAACTATACTCCTGGTGTTTGGGAAGCATCTAAAATAACAGATGCTAATCCAGCAAATACTTCCGAAGTAGTTTTAATATACGGTTGGGAAGATGGTTCTGATTCTGACATTACCAATGACAGAGAAAGAGACAATACATTACAAGATTGTGGTACTAGTTGTAATAATTTTGTTTGGAACAGAGAACATGTATTTTCTAAATCTTTAGCAAATCCAGTTTTAATAGGACAAGGTAATAGTCAAGGTCCAGGTTCAGACGCTCATAACTTAAGGCCTGCTGATAGAACTCGCAACTCTGAAAGAAACAATTATAAATTTGCTTTAGGTTCAGGTAATTCTAGTCGTTCTTCAGCAACTTATAATGGTCCTGATGGTCCTAATACTGCTGGTTGGTATCCTGGAGATGAATGGAAAGGTGATGTAGCAAGAATGATAATGTACATGTACCTTCGTTATGGTGAGCAATGTTTACCTACAGCTGTTGGAGTTGGAGACAATCAATTTACACAAGATGATATGATTGATTTATTCTTACAATGGAATGTAGAAGATCCTGTTTCTGATCTTGAAAAAACAAGAAACACATATCACGAAGACACTACAAATAATACCTACGCACAAGGAAATAGAAATCCTTTTATAGACAATCCATATTTAGCAACTCGTATTTGGGGTGGAGATTCTGCAGAAGATCTTTGGAATTTATACGCACCTACAGATACACAAGCACCAACTGTACCAACAAATGTAACAGTAAGTAACGAAAACTTCACTTCTTTAGACGTTACTTGGGATGCTTCTACAGACAACGAAGCGGTAACTGGCTATAATATATATGTAGATGGTACTTTAACGGCACAAACTACCGCAAATACTAGTACAACATTGGTAGATTTAAACCCTAATACAACCTATAGCATTACGGTTTTAGCAAAAGATTTAATAAATAATTTTTCTAATGAAAGTGCTCCTGTTAACGGAACAACGTTACCAGACACTACTGCTCCTACAGCACCAACAAACGCTACTGCAAGTACAATTTCAGATAGTTCTTTTGTATTAACTTGGGATGCTGCTACAGATGATAATGAAGTAGAGAGTTATGACGTTTATTTAGACGGAGTTTTAAATAGTAATGTTACCACATTAACATATACTATTATTAATTTATCACCAACAACTAGTTATACAGCGTATGTAATTGCTAAAGATACTTCAGGTAATCCATCTGCACAATCAAATACAGTTAATGTAACTACAACAGCTGGTGGCTCTGGAACTGCTACAGAATTATTCTTTTCTGAATATTTAGAAGGTGAGCCAGGAACAAGAAAAGCATTAGAAATAGTTAATTTAACAGGCGCAACCGTAGATCTTGCTGGCTATGTTGTTAAGTTAGAAAGAAATGGTGCTGGTGTTTGGACTACTCCATTAGCTTTAAATAGTGGAACTGTTCAAAGCATAGTTCCTAATGATGTTTTTGTAATTGGTAATGGAGATAATTCAGATCCTGAATTACAACCAAACTCAGCTTCAAATCCTCTTGGACAAGTAGATTTGGTACAACCAAATAATAACGATACTAATTTTGGACAACCCGTAAATTTTAACGGAAATGATGCTGTTGCCTTATTCAAAAATGATGTGTTAATTGATATTATTGGTGTTTTTGGCGATGATGCTTATTTTGCAAAAGACGTAACCTTAAGAAGAAAAGGAGATATTTCTAGCCCAAATACAACCTATACAGAATCAGAATGGGATAGTTTTCCTAAAAATACGCTAGATGGTATTGGAAGCCATACTTCAACCTTAAGTACAGAAGATAATACTTTTGAATCTTTCAAAATGTTTCCAAACCCAACAAACGGAGACACAGTTTACTTTAGTGTAACAGAAGACGCAACAATACAAGTTTACTCTACATTAGGTAAATTAATTTCAACACAAGAAGTTACATTAAGTAATAATAAAATTGATGTTTCTAACCTTAGTAAAGGGGTTTATCTATTAAAAATAAATTCAGAGAAAAGATTTATCACAAAGAAATTAATTAAAAACTAA
- a CDS encoding RsmB/NOP family class I SAM-dependent RNA methyltransferase, with protein sequence MRLHRNLTYAVIDSLRDIFNEGAYAGKAVEKALKRDKRWGSRDRKFVAETIYEIVRWKRLYAEIAEVKEPFDRPNLWRLFSVWCVLKGIKLPDWNQIEPTPNRRIKGKFDELSKIRKFRESIPDWIDNIGLEELGEKIWTKEIAALNLQAEVILRTNTLKTTRENLQKELAKEGIETEFVKNHDDALKLVERANVFRTEVFKKGFFEVQDASSQLVADYLEVKPGMKVVDTCAGAGGKTLHLASLMENKGQIIAMDIYESKLKKLKVRARRNGAHNIDLKVIDSTKVIKKLHDKADRVLIDAPCSGLGVLRRNPDSKWKLQPEFLDNIRKTQQEILQQYSKMVKPGGKLVYATCSVLPSENQLQVDNFLTTEFGKNFTFVADKKVLAHTSGYDGFYMALLERKQN encoded by the coding sequence ATGAGATTACATAGAAACTTAACGTATGCTGTAATAGACAGTTTACGAGACATTTTTAATGAAGGAGCTTATGCTGGTAAAGCTGTTGAAAAAGCTTTAAAACGCGACAAACGTTGGGGTTCTAGAGATAGAAAATTTGTAGCAGAAACAATTTACGAAATAGTACGTTGGAAACGTTTATATGCTGAAATTGCAGAAGTTAAAGAACCTTTTGACAGACCTAATTTATGGAGACTGTTCTCGGTTTGGTGTGTTTTAAAGGGAATTAAACTTCCAGATTGGAATCAAATTGAACCAACTCCAAATAGAAGAATAAAAGGTAAGTTTGATGAGCTTTCTAAAATTAGAAAGTTTAGAGAATCTATTCCAGATTGGATAGATAATATTGGTTTAGAAGAGTTAGGAGAGAAAATTTGGACTAAAGAAATTGCTGCGCTTAACCTACAAGCAGAAGTAATTTTACGTACAAATACTTTAAAGACAACAAGAGAAAACTTACAAAAAGAACTTGCTAAAGAAGGTATAGAAACTGAATTTGTAAAAAACCATGATGATGCTTTAAAATTAGTTGAACGTGCAAATGTTTTTAGAACTGAAGTATTTAAAAAAGGTTTTTTTGAAGTACAAGACGCTTCTTCTCAATTAGTTGCAGACTACTTAGAAGTTAAACCAGGTATGAAAGTTGTTGATACTTGTGCTGGTGCTGGTGGTAAAACATTACACTTAGCTTCTTTAATGGAAAATAAAGGGCAAATTATTGCCATGGATATTTACGAAAGTAAATTGAAAAAATTAAAAGTTAGAGCACGTAGAAATGGTGCCCATAATATAGATTTAAAAGTAATAGACTCTACTAAGGTAATTAAGAAACTACACGACAAAGCAGACAGAGTATTAATTGATGCTCCTTGTTCTGGTTTAGGTGTTCTTAGAAGAAACCCAGACAGTAAATGGAAATTACAACCAGAGTTTTTAGACAATATTCGTAAAACGCAACAAGAAATATTACAACAATACTCTAAAATGGTTAAACCAGGTGGAAAATTAGTCTATGCTACTTGTTCCGTCTTACCTTCTGAGAATCAATTACAAGTTGATAATTTCTTAACAACAGAGTTCGGAAAAAACTTTACATTTGTTGCAGACAAAAAAGTGTTAGCACACACTTCTGGCTACGACGGATTTTATATGGCACTTTTAGAAAGAAAACAAAATTAA
- a CDS encoding DUF559 domain-containing protein: MNLNQPITYLKGVSIARAELLYSELGVKNCKDLLHLFPFRYIDKTQFYKINSLQQNTAEVQIVGKITGLKTVEQKRGSRLVATFRDETGAIELVWFRGQKWLKDSLKINQPYVIYGKLNFYGGKFSMPHPEMELLKDYKSKIQSSMQPVYPSTEKLANKNVSNKVVRSYIEDLLSKIGYSIEESLPSYILQEHNLLGKRESLINIHFPKNQELLAKAQFRLKFEELFFIQMQLLRKKLIRKSKIKGFVFEKVGEQFNNFYTNYLPFELTNAQKRVLKEIRKDVASNAHMNRLLQGDVGSGKTIVALLAMLLAIDNGFQATIMAPTEILATQHYHAVTELLQEMNISVELLTGSVKTKKRREIHAALESGELNILIGTHALLEDKVKFKNLGIAIIDEQHRFGVEQRSKLWRKGGPSLTLPEGKGTEVRNRYETARPSVYKLMKELQKERKQKTTEAERVLWESLKTKKLDFKFRRQHIVDEFIVDFICISKGLIVEVDGKYHNTKEQQESDDLRTEILQELGFKVIRFKNEEVIGNIEQVINIISEELKEHTSENSLPSGGLGWALPPHILVMTATPIPRTLAMSVYGDLDISVIDELPPGRKEVKTVHRYDKNRLAVFKFLKDEIEKGRQVYVVYPLIQESEAMDYKDLMDGYESISREFPLPKYQISIVHGKMKPADKEYEMQRFVKGETQIMVATTVIEVGVNVPNASVMIIESAERFGLSQLHQLRGRVGRGAEQSYCILLSSFKLSADAKTRLKTMVDTSDGFKIAEVDLKLRGPGNLMGKQQSGVLNLKIADVVRDTPILFKARQTAIGVLQNDANLSKPENTVLQKTFAQIQRKTGFWSEIS; this comes from the coding sequence GTGAATCTTAACCAACCCATAACATATTTAAAAGGAGTAAGTATTGCCAGAGCAGAATTGCTTTATAGTGAGCTTGGTGTTAAAAACTGTAAAGATTTATTGCATCTTTTTCCGTTTAGATATATTGATAAAACACAGTTTTACAAGATAAACTCTTTGCAGCAAAACACTGCGGAAGTTCAAATAGTTGGTAAGATTACAGGATTAAAAACGGTTGAACAGAAACGAGGAAGTAGATTAGTAGCAACTTTTAGAGATGAAACTGGTGCTATAGAGTTGGTTTGGTTTCGTGGACAAAAATGGTTAAAAGATTCTTTAAAAATAAATCAGCCGTATGTAATTTATGGAAAACTGAATTTTTACGGAGGAAAATTTTCCATGCCGCATCCAGAAATGGAATTGCTGAAAGATTATAAAAGTAAAATCCAATCTTCCATGCAACCTGTGTATCCTTCAACCGAAAAATTAGCAAATAAAAACGTTTCCAATAAGGTTGTTAGAAGCTATATTGAAGATTTACTGTCTAAAATAGGCTATTCAATTGAAGAGAGTTTACCTAGTTATATATTACAAGAACATAATTTATTAGGTAAAAGAGAATCACTTATTAACATTCATTTTCCTAAGAATCAAGAATTATTAGCAAAAGCTCAATTTAGATTAAAGTTTGAAGAATTATTTTTTATTCAGATGCAATTATTGCGTAAAAAACTCATCAGAAAAAGTAAAATAAAAGGATTTGTTTTTGAAAAAGTAGGAGAGCAATTCAATAATTTTTACACTAATTATTTACCTTTTGAGTTAACAAATGCACAAAAACGTGTGTTAAAAGAGATTCGGAAAGATGTAGCTTCCAATGCTCACATGAATCGTTTATTACAAGGAGATGTTGGTTCAGGAAAAACTATTGTAGCCTTGTTGGCAATGTTGTTAGCAATAGACAATGGTTTCCAAGCAACTATAATGGCGCCAACAGAAATTTTGGCAACGCAACATTATCATGCAGTTACAGAATTGTTACAAGAAATGAATATTTCTGTAGAATTACTTACAGGATCTGTAAAAACCAAAAAGCGAAGGGAAATACATGCAGCGCTGGAAAGTGGTGAATTAAATATTTTAATAGGAACCCATGCTTTGTTAGAAGACAAAGTGAAATTCAAAAATTTAGGAATTGCAATTATTGATGAACAACACAGATTTGGTGTAGAGCAACGTTCTAAATTATGGAGAAAAGGCGGCCCATCCCTAACCCTTCCCGAAGGGAAGGGAACCGAAGTACGGAATCGTTATGAAACCGCTCGTCCATCAGTATATAAATTGATGAAAGAGCTTCAAAAAGAAAGAAAGCAAAAAACAACAGAAGCAGAACGTGTTTTATGGGAAAGTTTAAAAACAAAAAAACTTGATTTTAAATTTAGAAGACAACATATTGTAGACGAGTTTATAGTTGATTTTATTTGTATTTCTAAAGGTTTAATAGTTGAAGTTGATGGGAAGTATCACAACACAAAAGAGCAGCAAGAATCAGATGATTTAAGAACAGAAATTTTACAAGAATTAGGGTTTAAAGTAATTAGGTTTAAGAACGAAGAGGTAATTGGTAATATAGAACAAGTAATTAATATTATTTCTGAAGAGTTAAAAGAACATACTAGTGAGAATTCCCTCCCTTCGGGAGGGTTAGGGTGGGCTTTACCACCACATATTTTGGTAATGACCGCAACTCCAATTCCACGTACGTTGGCAATGTCGGTTTATGGAGATTTAGATATTTCTGTTATAGATGAATTGCCTCCAGGACGAAAAGAAGTAAAAACTGTACATCGATATGATAAAAATAGACTTGCCGTTTTTAAGTTTTTAAAAGATGAAATTGAAAAAGGCAGACAAGTATATGTTGTGTATCCGTTAATTCAAGAATCGGAAGCCATGGATTATAAAGACTTAATGGATGGTTATGAGAGTATTTCTAGAGAATTTCCGCTGCCAAAATACCAAATAAGTATTGTGCATGGTAAAATGAAACCTGCCGATAAGGAATACGAAATGCAGCGCTTTGTAAAAGGCGAAACTCAAATTATGGTTGCCACAACTGTAATAGAAGTTGGTGTTAATGTACCCAATGCAAGTGTTATGATTATTGAAAGCGCAGAACGTTTTGGACTTTCTCAATTGCATCAATTACGTGGTAGAGTTGGGAGAGGAGCGGAACAAAGTTATTGTATTCTTTTATCTAGTTTTAAGTTATCTGCCGATGCAAAAACACGTTTAAAAACTATGGTTGATACTTCTGATGGATTTAAAATTGCCGAAGTAGATTTAAAATTACGTGGTCCAGGAAACTTAATGGGAAAACAGCAAAGTGGTGTTTTAAATCTTAAAATTGCCGATGTTGTTAGAGATACACCAATTCTTTTTAAAGCAAGACAAACTGCAATTGGAGTTTTGCAAAATGATGCTAATTTATCGAAACCAGAAAATACTGTTTTACAAAAAACGTTTGCTCAAATTCAAAGAAAAACTGGTTTTTGGTCTGAGATTAGTTAA
- a CDS encoding IS110 family transposase has protein sequence MKNYREVVGIDVSKKTIDAYCYHAQVHQEFKNDIAGYKSLLKWVLKQTKESAVFYCFENTGYYSLKLALYFHSKKVVYVEESPLKIKRSSGIVKEKTDKLDAQVIAKYGWFYREELMPSTVKSSSHLELGRLLALRDQLVRNNAGLKGTLKEMKVLLTSSTTDLGCISLKRSIDYLSKQVKSIEIRIEEIIFDDVSMSKNYELLKSMKGIGLVVACQLIYHTGNFTRFKSWRAFSSYCGTAPFEHRSGTSIHRRKQCHYLGDRKMKSLLSMASVSAIQHDSELKLYYQKKLAEGKDKMLAINNVRNKLIARAFAVVKRGTPYVVLQNYAA, from the coding sequence ATGAAAAATTACAGAGAAGTAGTAGGAATAGATGTATCAAAAAAGACGATTGATGCCTATTGTTATCATGCTCAAGTTCACCAAGAGTTTAAGAACGATATAGCTGGTTACAAAAGTCTCTTAAAATGGGTTTTAAAACAGACAAAAGAAAGTGCTGTTTTTTATTGTTTTGAGAACACAGGTTATTATTCATTAAAGTTGGCACTTTATTTCCATAGTAAGAAAGTTGTTTATGTTGAGGAGAGTCCGTTAAAAATTAAGCGTTCTTCTGGGATTGTAAAAGAGAAAACAGATAAGCTAGATGCTCAAGTAATAGCAAAGTATGGTTGGTTTTACAGAGAAGAGTTAATGCCGAGTACAGTAAAAAGCAGTTCTCATTTAGAACTTGGTAGACTGTTAGCTTTAAGAGATCAATTAGTTCGAAATAATGCAGGTTTAAAAGGCACTTTAAAAGAGATGAAAGTACTTTTAACAAGTTCTACAACAGATTTAGGTTGTATCAGTTTAAAGCGTAGTATTGACTATTTGTCTAAACAAGTAAAATCTATAGAAATTAGAATTGAAGAAATCATTTTTGATGATGTTTCTATGAGTAAAAATTACGAATTACTAAAAAGTATGAAAGGAATTGGTTTGGTCGTTGCTTGCCAATTAATTTATCATACAGGTAACTTTACCCGTTTTAAAAGTTGGCGTGCTTTTTCCAGTTATTGTGGAACTGCACCTTTTGAGCATCGTTCTGGCACCAGCATTCACAGGCGAAAACAATGTCATTATTTAGGAGACAGAAAGATGAAAAGTTTATTGAGTATGGCAAGTGTTTCTGCAATACAACATGATAGTGAGTTAAAGTTGTATTATCAAAAAAAGTTGGCAGAAGGAAAAGATAAAATGTTGGCGATAAATAATGTGAGAAACAAACTAATAGCAAGAGCATTTGCAGTTGTTAAAAGAGGAACACCATATGTTGTTCTTCAAAATTATGCTGCTTAA
- a CDS encoding (S)-benzoin forming benzil reductase has product MNTIIITGGSKGIGKALAEKYATENYKVYSLSRSIVDLQNVTQISVDLSNLQETTKTFTMLFEEILKEEVSSITLINNAGRLGTISNLENIDAEDITKTIQLNTTTPLILSSLFIKLSEDIKGKRQIINISSGAAQSPYEGWSIYCTSKAAIDMMTKTIAAEQNDIENGVKCVSIYPGVVDTNMQTHIRNTDKTDFKNLDRFIELKETNQLFTPKFVAETIFKVDSENTLNSGDIVDIRNF; this is encoded by the coding sequence ATGAACACAATTATTATTACTGGCGGAAGCAAAGGTATTGGAAAAGCTTTAGCTGAAAAATACGCTACAGAAAACTATAAAGTGTATTCGCTTTCCAGAAGTATTGTTGATTTACAAAATGTTACTCAAATTTCAGTAGATTTAAGTAATTTACAAGAAACTACGAAGACCTTTACAATGCTTTTTGAAGAAATTTTAAAAGAAGAAGTTTCCTCAATTACATTGATAAATAACGCTGGAAGATTAGGCACAATTTCTAATTTAGAAAATATAGATGCAGAAGATATTACCAAGACAATACAACTAAATACTACTACTCCACTTATTTTATCTAGCTTATTTATTAAATTATCAGAAGATATAAAAGGTAAAAGACAAATTATAAATATTTCTTCTGGTGCAGCTCAAAGTCCTTATGAAGGTTGGTCTATTTACTGTACTTCTAAAGCCGCTATAGATATGATGACAAAAACGATTGCTGCTGAACAAAATGATATAGAAAACGGCGTAAAATGTGTTTCTATATATCCTGGAGTTGTAGACACAAATATGCAAACTCACATAAGAAATACTGATAAAACGGATTTTAAAAACCTGGATCGTTTTATAGAGTTAAAAGAAACCAATCAATTATTTACACCAAAATTTGTTGCCGAAACTATTTTTAAAGTTGACTCAGAAAACACTTTAAATAGTGGAGATATTGTTGATATTAGAAATTTTTAG
- the mazG gene encoding nucleoside triphosphate pyrophosphohydrolase has product MNTRKDQLAAFNRLLDIMDDLREKCPWDKKQTLESLRHLTIEETYELADAILEDDLPEIKKELGDLLLHIVFYAKIGSEKKAFDIADVANSISDKLIHRHPHIYGDVKVENEADVKRNWEQLKLKEGKKSVLEGVPKSLPALVKASRIQEKVAGVGFDWEEPHQVWEKVQEELNELNEEIKKGDKENTEKEFGDVLFSMINYARFIDVNPENALEKTNKKFINRFQYLEEAAKTAGKELSDMSLAEMDAFWEESKKYFK; this is encoded by the coding sequence ATGAATACTCGTAAGGATCAATTAGCAGCCTTTAACCGTTTGTTAGACATCATGGACGATCTTCGAGAGAAGTGCCCGTGGGATAAAAAGCAAACTCTTGAAAGTCTTCGTCATCTTACAATTGAGGAAACTTACGAGCTTGCAGACGCTATTTTAGAAGACGATTTACCAGAAATTAAAAAAGAATTGGGCGATTTATTATTGCACATTGTTTTTTATGCAAAAATTGGTAGTGAGAAAAAAGCTTTTGATATTGCAGATGTTGCCAATAGTATTTCAGATAAATTAATACATCGTCATCCACATATTTATGGCGATGTAAAAGTGGAAAATGAAGCAGATGTAAAACGTAACTGGGAACAATTAAAACTAAAAGAAGGTAAAAAATCTGTTTTAGAAGGTGTTCCTAAAAGCTTACCAGCTTTGGTAAAAGCTAGCAGAATTCAAGAAAAAGTTGCTGGCGTTGGTTTCGATTGGGAAGAACCACATCAAGTTTGGGAAAAGGTTCAAGAAGAATTAAACGAACTAAACGAAGAAATTAAAAAAGGAGATAAAGAAAACACCGAAAAAGAATTCGGAGACGTTTTATTTTCAATGATTAATTACGCTCGTTTTATTGATGTAAATCCTGAAAATGCATTGGAAAAAACCAATAAGAAATTCATTAATCGTTTTCAGTATTTAGAAGAAGCCGCTAAAACAGCTGGCAAAGAACTTTCCGATATGTCTTTGGCAGAAATGGATGCTTTTTGGGAAGAATCTAAGAAATACTTCAAATAA
- a CDS encoding DUF5606 domain-containing protein — protein MDFNKIIAVTGKPGLFEILSQTKTGVIVKNLLEDKRFPITATHNVSLLENIAIYTYEKEVPLGAVIKAIADKEDGKEAISHKESGKKLEAYFAEVLPDYDAERVYTSNIKKVVQWYNLLAKSEFDFATLGEKTNTEEEE, from the coding sequence ATGGACTTTAACAAAATTATTGCCGTAACCGGTAAACCAGGATTATTTGAAATCTTATCACAAACTAAAACAGGTGTAATTGTAAAGAATTTATTAGAAGACAAGCGTTTTCCAATTACAGCAACACACAATGTTAGTTTATTAGAAAATATTGCAATTTACACGTACGAGAAAGAAGTACCTTTAGGTGCTGTTATAAAAGCTATTGCTGATAAAGAAGATGGTAAAGAAGCAATTTCTCATAAAGAAAGTGGCAAGAAATTAGAAGCTTATTTTGCTGAAGTATTACCAGATTACGATGCAGAAAGAGTGTATACATCTAACATTAAAAAAGTTGTACAATGGTATAATCTTTTAGCTAAATCAGAATTTGATTTTGCAACTTTAGGTGAAAAAACTAATACTGAAGAGGAAGAATAG
- the def gene encoding peptide deformylase — MILPIVAYGDPVLRKVGKEIDKDYPNLEKLISDMRETMYNASGVGLAAPQIGKDIRLFLIDASPFAEDEELEESDREALKNFNKVFINAEIIEESGDEWAFNEGCLSIPDVREDVFRQESVTVEYQDENFKTITETFTGLAARVFQHEYDHIEGILFTDKLSSLKKKLIKKKLEKISKGKINAEYRMRFPNIKNK, encoded by the coding sequence ATGATTTTACCTATTGTTGCTTATGGCGACCCAGTTTTACGCAAGGTTGGAAAAGAAATCGATAAAGATTATCCAAATTTAGAAAAACTAATTTCTGACATGAGAGAAACCATGTACAATGCTTCTGGTGTTGGTTTGGCGGCTCCCCAAATTGGGAAAGACATTCGATTATTTCTTATTGATGCTTCTCCTTTTGCTGAAGATGAAGAATTAGAAGAAAGCGACAGAGAAGCATTAAAAAACTTTAATAAAGTATTTATTAATGCAGAAATTATTGAAGAATCTGGAGACGAATGGGCTTTTAACGAAGGATGTTTAAGTATTCCTGATGTTAGAGAAGACGTTTTTAGACAAGAAAGCGTTACTGTTGAATATCAAGATGAAAACTTTAAAACAATAACAGAAACTTTTACAGGTTTGGCTGCACGTGTTTTTCAGCATGAATATGATCATATTGAAGGTATTTTATTTACCGACAAACTTTCTTCATTGAAGAAAAAATTAATCAAGAAAAAATTAGAAAAAATATCAAAAGGGAAAATAAATGCAGAATACAGAATGCGTTTTCCTAATATAAAAAATAAATAA
- a CDS encoding polysaccharide pyruvyl transferase family protein: MIFKFPWQKSTTENTFFLSYDSHRDNFGDILNPIIAKEFSENKDVKKISKRKSSYFEHYYIIGSILQRCNKNTIVWGSGIISEDSVIKEKPKKVLAVRGPLTRKKLLEFGIECPEVYGDPALLLPRFHNPKNIARKFELGIIPHYRDKKNKELLKFLKRNPGIKVIDVQNKNPLKVVDEILECKNIISSSLHGIIVADAYNIPSVWINFSDKVVGNGFKFRDYFASVGRTEKSPYDFNEIKDLDNLLDLFKEDYTINIDLDKLVAAFPN; the protein is encoded by the coding sequence ATGATATTTAAATTCCCTTGGCAAAAAAGTACAACTGAAAACACTTTTTTTCTATCATACGATTCTCATAGAGATAATTTTGGAGACATTTTAAATCCAATTATAGCCAAAGAATTTAGTGAAAATAAAGATGTAAAGAAAATATCTAAAAGGAAGAGTTCTTATTTTGAACACTACTACATAATTGGTTCTATATTACAAAGATGTAATAAAAACACAATTGTTTGGGGTAGTGGAATTATTTCTGAAGATTCTGTAATTAAAGAAAAACCTAAAAAAGTTTTAGCTGTTAGAGGACCTTTAACTAGAAAGAAACTTTTAGAGTTTGGCATTGAATGTCCTGAGGTTTATGGAGATCCAGCTTTGTTATTACCAAGATTTCACAATCCAAAAAATATTGCGCGTAAGTTTGAATTGGGTATAATTCCTCATTATAGAGATAAAAAAAATAAAGAGTTACTTAAGTTTCTAAAAAGGAATCCAGGCATTAAAGTTATTGATGTTCAAAACAAAAATCCTTTAAAAGTTGTTGATGAAATTTTAGAATGTAAAAATATTATTTCTAGTTCTTTACATGGAATAATTGTAGCAGATGCGTATAATATTCCTTCTGTTTGGATTAATTTTTCTGATAAAGTTGTTGGAAACGGTTTCAAATTTAGAGATTACTTTGCTTCAGTAGGAAGAACAGAAAAATCGCCTTATGATTTTAATGAAATTAAAGATTTAGATAATCTTTTAGATCTTTTTAAAGAAGATTATACAATTAATATTGATTTGGATAAATTAGTTGCCGCTTTTCCTAATTAA